The following are from one region of the Ignavibacteriota bacterium genome:
- a CDS encoding metal-sulfur cluster assembly factor: MAQKEEILEILKGVIDPEIGINIVDLGLVYEIESTDETNKITMTLTTPGCPMHNTITTWVENVISQFEPKKKVIVDLVWEPRWTPDKMSKEAKQELYQRNF, from the coding sequence ATGGCACAAAAAGAAGAAATACTTGAAATTCTGAAAGGAGTTATCGATCCTGAAATCGGAATTAATATCGTTGATCTCGGTTTGGTTTATGAAATTGAATCGACAGATGAAACAAACAAAATAACAATGACGCTTACTACTCCGGGATGTCCGATGCATAACACTATTACTACCTGGGTGGAAAATGTAATCAGTCAATTTGAACCAAAGAAAAAAGTAATTGTTGATCTCGTCTGGGAACCGCGCTGGACACCCGATAAAATGAGTAAAGAAGCAAAACAAGAATTATATCAAAGGAATTTTTAA
- a CDS encoding 4Fe-4S binding protein, producing the protein MIISDDCINCYACAVECPTSAIFEPAEKRIINGEIIEPLSYEHFFIAEEICDHCSGLNEIRCIAVCPMDAIKTVEEIWVY; encoded by the coding sequence ATGATAATTAGTGATGATTGTATTAATTGCTATGCCTGTGCTGTTGAATGTCCAACGTCAGCAATATTCGAACCGGCAGAGAAACGAATAATTAACGGAGAAATAATTGAACCTCTTTCATATGAACATTTTTTTATTGCTGAAGAAATATGTGACCATTGTTCCGGTTTAAATGAAATCAGATGCATTGCAGTCTGCCCGATGGATGCAATAAAAACTGTCGAAGAAATTTGGGTTTATTAA
- a CDS encoding cupin domain-containing protein, with protein MNTTISETKTPNLKVSKKGNTFKILEVTAETDALMPPHLSTNEAVVIVQEGDAVLEINGTTNHLTQNDVFVVPAATAHTLSIKSKFKAVVIMELDSQIEFVN; from the coding sequence ATGAATACAACAATAAGCGAAACAAAAACTCCAAATCTTAAAGTTTCTAAAAAAGGAAACACATTTAAAATATTGGAAGTTACTGCTGAAACTGATGCGCTTATGCCGCCGCATTTAAGTACAAATGAAGCGGTTGTGATTGTTCAGGAAGGTGATGCAGTTTTGGAAATTAATGGAACAACAAATCACTTAACTCAAAATGATGTATTTGTAGTTCCTGCTGCTACTGCACATACTCTTTCAATCAAAAGTAAATTTAAAGCAGTTGTAATTATGGAACTTGATTCTCAAATAGAATTTGTTAACTGA
- a CDS encoding methyltransferase domain-containing protein — MEINDFDKAQGHWILARMGKRVLRPGGRELTLKLIKSLNISSKDDIVEFAPGMGFTASLTLKKNPKSYTAIDSDEDVVKLMRKNFAANNVSVFQRNAADTNLPDNSADKIYGEAMLTMHADHRKTEIVREAHRILKKGGLYAIHELGLTPDDLGEESKAKIQNEFALTIKVNARPLTEYEWKELLEKEGFKIKEFFLNPMKLLEVKRIINDEGLLRSLKIGYNVLTTAKARKRIFAMRDVFRKYQSHINAIAIVAEKL; from the coding sequence ATGGAGATTAATGATTTTGACAAAGCACAGGGACATTGGATTTTAGCTCGAATGGGTAAGCGAGTTTTAAGACCAGGAGGAAGAGAACTTACACTTAAATTGATAAAGTCATTAAATATTTCTTCTAAGGATGATATTGTGGAGTTTGCACCTGGAATGGGATTTACTGCATCTTTGACATTGAAGAAAAATCCTAAGTCTTACACAGCAATTGATTCAGATGAAGATGTTGTAAAATTGATGAGAAAAAATTTTGCAGCAAACAATGTATCAGTTTTTCAAAGAAATGCAGCAGACACTAACTTGCCGGATAATAGTGCTGACAAAATATATGGGGAGGCTATGTTAACAATGCATGCAGATCACCGTAAAACTGAGATTGTTCGTGAAGCGCATCGTATTTTAAAAAAAGGAGGCTTGTATGCAATACACGAATTGGGATTGACTCCCGATGATTTAGGTGAAGAATCTAAAGCAAAAATTCAAAATGAATTTGCATTAACTATCAAAGTTAACGCACGACCGCTTACTGAATATGAATGGAAAGAATTACTTGAAAAAGAAGGATTTAAGATTAAGGAATTCTTTTTGAACCCAATGAAGTTATTAGAAGTTAAGAGAATAATAAATGATGAAGGGTTATTAAGATCATTAAAAATTGGTTATAATGTTTTGACAACCGCTAAAGCAAGGAAACGAATCTTTGCAATGCGTGATGTGTTTCGTAAATATCAATCGCACATAAACGCAATAGCAATTGTGGCGGAAAAATTATAA
- the ric gene encoding iron-sulfur cluster repair di-iron protein yields MNNFNNKTIGEIVAENTSAAKIFESYNIDFCCNGNKKFDAVINEKKLDPQKIIDELSVLQKDKNNHSMDFKSWPLDLLADYVEKKHHRYVEEKIQEIKPYLEKITQVHGSNHPELSQINEQFNQSAGELAMHMKKEELILFPYIRKMAAANQKNEKVNLPQFGTVENPIKAMMSEHDTEGERFKKISELSNNYTTPDDGCNTYRLTYAMLKEFQQDLHIHIHLENNILFPASLELEKQMKA; encoded by the coding sequence ATGAATAATTTCAATAATAAAACTATTGGTGAAATTGTTGCAGAAAATACCAGTGCTGCTAAAATATTTGAGTCTTATAATATCGATTTCTGTTGTAACGGTAACAAGAAATTTGATGCGGTAATTAATGAAAAAAAACTTGATCCTCAGAAAATTATTGATGAGCTATCTGTTCTGCAAAAAGATAAAAACAACCATTCAATGGATTTCAAATCATGGCCACTCGATTTGTTGGCAGATTATGTAGAGAAAAAACATCATCGTTATGTGGAAGAAAAAATCCAGGAAATAAAACCGTATCTTGAAAAAATTACACAGGTTCATGGAAGTAATCATCCTGAACTATCCCAAATAAATGAGCAGTTCAATCAGTCCGCAGGTGAACTGGCAATGCATATGAAAAAAGAAGAATTAATTTTATTTCCTTACATCCGGAAAATGGCTGCCGCAAATCAAAAAAATGAGAAAGTAAATCTGCCGCAATTTGGAACTGTGGAAAATCCTATTAAAGCAATGATGAGTGAACACGATACCGAAGGTGAACGTTTTAAAAAGATTTCTGAATTATCAAATAATTATACAACACCAGATGATGGCTGCAATACTTATCGCCTGACTTATGCAATGCTCAAAGAATTTCAGCAAGATTTACATATACATATTCATCTGGAAAATAATATACTTTTCCCGGCTTCTCTTGAACTTGAAAAACAAATGAAAGCATAA
- a CDS encoding cytochrome oxidase subunit I: MAVERQIVPVKTKIDELIDEDSRLTKLIYSYLVSATFWLIFGTLVGLYLAFRFIYPDLGVASWLSFGRLRPIHTNVVFWGWTSLSMIALALYVVPRTSQRPLFSITLARRALYVINVSLIIGVTYLFLGYNNGGQEYREFIWPAMMLFALGVISHALNFYKTIALRNTNEIYISNWYILAAFLWTTVVVVIAYIPWYQNGLGETIIQGFYMHMGVGMWFTPLVLGLTYYFLPMLLNKPIYSYSLGVLAFWTQMVFYSLIGAHHFVFSPVPWWLQTVAIVFSFGMIITLAAGTGNFLLTMKGSFGRLTRSYSLPFILVGVIFYFLASAQGSFEALRSLNALWHFTNYTIAHSHFTMYGFVVFLIWGGIYALLPRLTGREPSHLLIGIHFWFAFLGLMIYVIALSIGGTHQGESWIAQLPFINSVELMVPFWIWRSIGGTFMFLSHIIFAYNLYKMKPQTAEKPAVELAGEQI; this comes from the coding sequence ATGGCTGTTGAAAGACAAATAGTTCCGGTTAAAACAAAAATTGATGAATTGATTGATGAAGACAGTCGGTTAACAAAACTGATTTATTCTTATCTGGTTTCAGCAACGTTTTGGCTGATCTTCGGAACTTTGGTCGGATTATATCTGGCATTCCGATTTATTTATCCGGACCTGGGTGTTGCTTCATGGCTTTCTTTCGGCAGATTGAGACCGATTCATACGAACGTTGTTTTTTGGGGATGGACATCTCTTTCGATGATAGCTCTTGCGTTGTATGTCGTACCACGTACAAGTCAAAGACCTCTGTTCAGTATCACACTTGCCAGACGTGCACTTTATGTCATAAACGTTTCGTTAATAATTGGTGTTACTTATTTGTTTCTTGGTTACAATAACGGTGGTCAGGAATATCGTGAATTTATTTGGCCTGCGATGATGTTATTTGCGTTAGGAGTGATTTCACACGCTTTAAATTTTTATAAAACAATTGCTCTTCGAAATACAAATGAAATTTACATTTCAAACTGGTATATACTTGCTGCGTTTTTATGGACAACCGTTGTAGTTGTAATAGCATACATACCATGGTATCAGAATGGATTGGGTGAAACGATTATTCAAGGATTTTACATGCACATGGGTGTTGGTATGTGGTTCACTCCTCTTGTTTTGGGATTAACATATTATTTCCTTCCAATGCTTCTTAACAAACCGATTTACTCCTATTCACTTGGAGTGTTGGCTTTCTGGACACAGATGGTATTCTATTCTTTAATTGGTGCGCATCATTTTGTATTCAGTCCCGTACCATGGTGGCTTCAAACTGTCGCAATAGTTTTTAGTTTCGGTATGATCATTACACTTGCTGCCGGTACCGGAAATTTTCTATTGACAATGAAAGGAAGTTTCGGTCGATTGACAAGAAGCTATTCTTTACCATTTATTCTGGTTGGTGTGATTTTTTATTTTCTCGCATCGGCACAAGGCTCATTTGAAGCGTTGCGTAGTCTTAATGCTCTCTGGCATTTTACAAATTACACTATTGCACATTCACATTTTACAATGTATGGATTTGTAGTATTTCTAATTTGGGGCGGTATCTACGCTTTATTACCTCGATTGACGGGAAGAGAGCCTTCGCATCTATTAATCGGAATACATTTCTGGTTCGCATTTCTTGGACTGATGATTTATGTAATTGCTCTTTCCATTGGCGGAACACATCAGGGTGAAAGCTGGATCGCACAATTACCGTTTATTAATTCAGTTGAACTTATGGTGCCGTTCTGGATATGGAGATCAATTGGCGGAACATTTATGTTTCTTTCGCATATCATCTTTGCTTATAACTTGTATAAAATGAAACCACAGACAGCAGAAAAACCAGCCGTCGAATTAGCAGGTGAACAGATATGA
- a CDS encoding c-type cytochrome, with protein MKLNFSENHKLLFSIVFFGFIVLSLVIAVIPAIQVNAADPMCGVNTLTPSEFRGLTTYVSEGCLYCHTQQVRPLKLDKVYGRPSSPLDYSYLVPLDEIRMTPSVLGSERTGPDLSNIGNRQPSEIWQHMHLYNPRSVVKSSIMQAFPWLYEVKENPTPDDLVVPVPEEYAPKNGKVVATQKAKDLVAYLLFLKQKPMEGSTLFEGDAENTSTNLSTSGAQLYNSDCASCHQQNGEGIKGIFPPLKESETVNSDNPEKQIRTILFGAKGRVINGIVYPSEMPAHKDKFNDDQIAAIINYERTSWGNNGVKVSSDDVKKIRNQENK; from the coding sequence ATGAAGTTGAATTTTAGTGAAAATCATAAATTACTCTTCAGCATTGTTTTCTTTGGATTTATTGTACTATCACTGGTGATCGCAGTTATTCCTGCAATCCAGGTTAATGCAGCAGATCCGATGTGTGGTGTCAATACTCTTACTCCTTCAGAGTTCAGAGGATTAACTACTTATGTTTCAGAAGGATGTTTGTACTGCCACACTCAGCAAGTAAGACCACTTAAGCTTGATAAAGTTTATGGAAGACCATCTTCACCGCTGGATTATTCTTACTTAGTTCCGCTTGATGAAATACGAATGACACCTTCAGTTTTAGGAAGTGAACGAACAGGACCTGATTTGAGTAATATTGGAAATCGTCAGCCGAGTGAAATCTGGCAGCATATGCATTTGTATAATCCAAGATCAGTTGTAAAGTCTTCAATAATGCAGGCATTTCCATGGCTGTACGAAGTGAAAGAAAATCCTACACCGGATGATTTAGTTGTCCCTGTACCTGAAGAATATGCACCAAAAAATGGAAAGGTTGTCGCAACACAAAAAGCAAAAGACCTGGTTGCGTATTTATTATTCCTTAAACAAAAGCCGATGGAAGGATCCACATTATTTGAAGGAGATGCTGAAAACACTTCAACAAATCTAAGTACATCCGGTGCTCAACTATATAATTCGGATTGCGCCAGTTGTCATCAGCAAAATGGAGAAGGAATAAAAGGAATCTTTCCGCCGTTGAAAGAATCTGAAACGGTTAATTCAGACAATCCGGAAAAGCAAATAAGAACGATACTTTTTGGTGCTAAAGGAAGAGTTATTAATGGAATTGTTTATCCATCCGAAATGCCAGCTCATAAAGATAAGTTCAATGATGATCAAATTGCTGCTATAATTAATTATGAAAGAACTAGTTGGGGAAACAATGGAGTAAAAGTAAGCAGCGATGATGTTAAGAAAATCAGAAACCAGGAGAACAAATGA